One genomic region from Knoellia sp. p5-6-4 encodes:
- a CDS encoding dihydrolipoamide acetyltransferase family protein — protein MGDFVMPSLGADMVEGTFIEWLVRLGDRVRRGDVIAVVETPKSAVEVECFEDGTVAELLAREGDVVPVGGVLARLETAAVPSGPVRAATVPAAPEPAAVMPATPAPVVRPEPAPPAPSPHLPPLSPVLRHRAHELGIDLATVTGTGRHGAVTRKDLERAAATTPSTPQPSETPVRQRVSPYARRLAREAGTVLDGIRGTGAAGAVTAADVRHAAAPARPQPEAPAARAAAAPARRADADSMRQSIAALMTVSNREIPHYYLSTTIDLTASLKWMRARNRELPVEQRLVPAALMLVAAARSARAVPDLNGHWVDGGFRPSGSVDLGLILSLRRGGLLVPAIARADSLGVTEMMAAVRELTSRARAGRLRGSDLVQPSITVSNLGDQGVESVLGVIYPPQVALVGLGAVSERPWAVEGLLGVRPLVTATLAGDHRASDGAVGARYLKHLDRLLQKPEEL, from the coding sequence ATGGGTGACTTCGTGATGCCCTCGCTGGGCGCCGACATGGTCGAGGGCACCTTCATCGAGTGGCTCGTCCGCCTGGGCGACCGGGTCAGGCGCGGTGACGTCATCGCCGTGGTCGAGACGCCGAAGTCCGCCGTCGAGGTCGAGTGCTTCGAGGACGGCACCGTCGCCGAGCTGCTCGCCCGCGAGGGCGACGTCGTGCCGGTCGGCGGGGTGCTCGCCCGACTGGAGACCGCCGCCGTGCCCTCCGGCCCAGTGCGTGCTGCAACCGTGCCTGCCGCCCCCGAGCCTGCCGCCGTCATGCCTGCCACCCCCGCGCCCGTCGTGCGCCCCGAGCCGGCCCCGCCAGCGCCGTCGCCGCACCTGCCTCCCCTCTCGCCGGTGCTGCGCCACCGGGCCCACGAGCTCGGCATCGACCTCGCCACCGTCACGGGCACCGGTCGGCACGGCGCCGTGACGCGCAAGGACCTCGAGCGCGCCGCCGCCACGACGCCCAGCACACCCCAGCCCTCCGAAACCCCTGTGCGCCAACGTGTCTCACCCTACGCACGTCGGCTGGCACGCGAGGCGGGAACCGTGCTCGACGGCATACGGGGAACCGGTGCGGCGGGTGCCGTCACCGCGGCGGACGTGCGCCACGCGGCGGCTCCTGCGCGCCCGCAGCCAGAGGCGCCGGCGGCGAGGGCGGCTGCGGCGCCGGCCCGCCGCGCTGACGCCGACAGCATGCGCCAGAGCATCGCGGCCCTCATGACGGTGTCGAACCGGGAGATCCCCCACTACTACCTGAGCACCACGATCGACCTGACCGCGTCGCTGAAGTGGATGCGCGCGCGCAACCGCGAGCTGCCCGTCGAGCAGCGCCTCGTGCCTGCGGCCCTCATGCTCGTGGCGGCCGCCCGGTCCGCGCGGGCGGTCCCCGACCTGAACGGGCACTGGGTCGACGGTGGGTTCCGCCCGAGCGGGTCCGTCGACCTCGGCCTCATCCTCTCGCTGCGCCGGGGCGGGCTGCTGGTGCCCGCCATCGCCCGGGCCGACAGCCTGGGCGTGACGGAGATGATGGCTGCGGTGCGGGAGCTGACCAGCCGCGCCCGGGCCGGACGGCTGCGCGGCTCGGACCTGGTCCAGCCCAGCATCACCGTCTCGAACCTCGGCGACCAGGGCGTCGAGAGCGTGCTGGGTGTCATCTACCCGCCGCAGGTCGCCCTCGTCGGGCTCGGGGCCGTCTCCGAGCGACCGTGGGCGGTCGAGGGCCTGCTC